The genomic DNA CAGAATGAAAACTCTCTAATCGATGATTACAGGTTACTTTAATGCCACGCGCATCTTAATCGTTGTTTAAATGTCTTAGTACTGTTGTGAAAAGTATTACCTTCTCTACTGACGGAGCACTCAAAAGTCACCAGGTGGTGTGGTGTTTTACACAGCTAAACCACCCGCTCCATTAACTCAAGATTAATTATAGACTATTTGTGAACCAAACCGTGGATCTTGCCCTGGTTGATTTGGTTTGACAAACAACAGATTTGTCTGCCAAGCTCTCgacatttctttattttaatgatttgCTATCAAAACAAACAAGGCAAGAGCTAAAGAGAGAACACAGGTACCTGGATCTGCGTGACATCAAATTACCTCAGGAAAAGTTCAAAGAACTTGCCCTCAGCCAAATCTGATTCGATTTTAACTTGTTGGCAGGCTCGACGAGCTCTGCGATTCAATTTCAGACATGCTATACCACACGTTAAATGTACGTTTGGCGTGCACTTTAGCACTGATTGTTTTTGTGTCTTCAAGACATATTCAGAAATCAGAAATTGGCAAAGTTCAACAAGATATTTCGAAGTCTGGCAAACCTGGCGAGTATTTGTGGTACAAAACTGGCTCAGTGCAAACGGATCAAAAGTTTGCAAAGAGTGTCATAGCTAGGTCATCACATGGGAAGAAGGCTCATAGTTTGGACGAAAACGAAGAGTCTAGCGGAAGTACTTTCCCAAACGAGGAGGATGACCCCAGCGGGAGTGGAGAAGTTCATGAAGAATACATGTCAGGGAGTGGAATTTATCCAAACAGTTATATGGTGGATATTCAAGAGTCTGACACCACAGATTCTTCTGCGCGTGGAGCAGTTGATAAAATGACTCAGGTATCTTCTGGGGAAGACAGTCCTGAGGAGACGAGTGCAGATTTTTCAGGGGATAGTAAAGCCGAGGTTGAACGAAACGAAACTCCTGAGAAAGAATTAAACGCACAAGACGGTAGCGGCAGCACTGATGATGAACAAGAAAATGACAACGATGAAGGCTCtcaaaaagaagagaaagaagaaccCAAGGTGAAGGTTATGTCACCCGCTGTTCTAAAGGGAGCTGAGGTTCAGAGGAAAAGAAGCGATATTTATAAGAAAAGCAAGGTTACTGAGGGGGACAGTGAAAGTGAGTATGACAAGCTCTTCAAAGATTTCAAGAACGATGGGGATCTGGGTCCAGAAGTAGAGGAGGATGATGACAGTTACTTGGACGATGCCATTACTGACGAAGAGGCAAGACAGTTGGTatctgaagaaaacaaagaggaaaCTGGGATGAGTAAGAGTGACATTTTGGGCCGCCATCACTACAAAGGAGAAGATATAAGCTCTATGTTTGAAGGATACACAGATAAAGGCGGCTCAAATTCGGATGAGTCTGGAGCTTCTTATGGTGAGCACAAGAAAAAGGCTTACGCACACAATATGAAAGAAATCCTCTCGAAACTCGATAAGGATGTTTTTAGAGGAAACAATAGTGAAGAACATAAACAGCTTCACAGTAAACAACATCGACATTACCacaaacatcatcatcatcatcacaaacatcaaaataattcatttacCGAAGAAGCAGACGCGTCTCGAGCCCTCAGTCACCACGCGGACAGCGGAATCTTCAACGGGAGCGTTAGTAATGTGACAATGGAGGCTCAAAAAGTAAAGAAGCATCATGAACATAAAcgtcatcaccatcatcatcaccatcaccaTAACAgacttcatcatcatcatcatcaactggACCATCACTTAAAGGTAATGGAATCACACCATGACAACTTCAATGAAAGTCAAATTCCAATAGCGGATGTTCAGCAGTCCAATTCAAACACACAATATTCCACGCAGTACCCATCCGTGTATTATCCTTCATCAGGTCCAACCATCAACACAGTAACACCACAGTCACCACAGGGAACTTACTCTTCAGAGGAAAGTTCCCTTTTGCAATATTACAATCAACCATCAAATG from Pocillopora verrucosa isolate sample1 chromosome 2, ASM3666991v2, whole genome shotgun sequence includes the following:
- the LOC131782496 gene encoding uncharacterized protein, translated to MLYHTLNVRLACTLALIVFVSSRHIQKSEIGKVQQDISKSGKPGEYLWYKTGSVQTDQKFAKSVIARSSHGKKAHSLDENEESSGSTFPNEEDDPSGSGEVHEEYMSGSGIYPNSYMVDIQESDTTDSSARGAVDKMTQVSSGEDSPEETSADFSGDSKAEVERNETPEKELNAQDGSGSTDDEQENDNDEGSQKEEKEEPKVKVMSPAVLKGAEVQRKRSDIYKKSKVTEGDSESEYDKLFKDFKNDGDLGPEVEEDDDSYLDDAITDEEARQLVSEENKEETGMSKSDILGRHHYKGEDISSMFEGYTDKGGSNSDESGASYGEHKKKAYAHNMKEILSKLDKDVFRGNNSEEHKQLHSKQHRHYHKHHHHHHKHQNNSFTEEADASRALSHHADSGIFNGSVSNVTMEAQKVKKHHEHKRHHHHHHHHHNRLHHHHHQLDHHLKVMESHHDNFNESQIPIADVQQSNSNTQYSTQYPSVYYPSSGPTINTVTPQSPQGTYSSEESSLLQYYNQPSNGFVYHAVRDADKMGAVCLDGSTPGYYVRQGSAEAGKNWIIYLQGGAWCESEKACSGRSRMHLGSSLFFKPLGNPGGILSNIAKENPEFHDWSVAYLPYCDGSSFSGNRSDPVEFEGSLLYFRGFRILDSTISELLSDTSLKEARNVVFSGTSAGGLAVMLHADYVRSKLPKHAHFRSLADSGFFLDTTSRKHKKQKKFRKAMQNVFKLHDCTDGVPQECVKKMSGKDLWKCIFPQYFLRFVKSRLFVVNSLYDSWQLSHIWEIPCASTPYKCSKKEVKLIKKFRSKTLKAMKPVFASSNIGLYVDSCIDHGQVISNAQWNSIKVQHKSIASSFATWCQKPTKTEFFIDEDDYPANPTCVTKDVARRSEIITEGF